In one Oncorhynchus masou masou isolate Uvic2021 chromosome 23, UVic_Omas_1.1, whole genome shotgun sequence genomic region, the following are encoded:
- the LOC135511084 gene encoding gremlin-2-like, which produces MFWRITLPVLLAGVLCVATDSRKPRPQGSIPSLFKTKGNLSERQRLLPRKPEVLSSSREALVVTERRYLRRDWCKTQPLRQTVSEEGCRSRTVVNRFCYGQCNSFYIPRHMSPSSIRGLGSGRKNHNKAQEPFQSCSFCRPHRITQLTVQLDCPGLQPAFRHRKVQRVKQCRCMSVDVSGNGKL; this is translated from the coding sequence ATGTTTTGGAGAATCACTCTCCCGGTCCTACTGGCTGGGGTGCTCTGCGTTGCCACAGACTCCAGGAAGCCCCGCCCCCAGGGCTCCATCCCCTCACTTTTCAAGACCAAAGGCAACCTGTCGGAGCGTCAGCGCCTGTTGCCGCGGAAACCCGAAGTCCTTTCGTCAAGTCGGGAGGCCCTGGTGGTCACGGAGCGCCGGTACCTCCGACGTGACTGGTGCAAGACACAACCCCTCCGCCAGACAGTGAGCGAGGAGGGCTGTCGGAGTCGCACGGTGGTCAACCGCTTCTGCTATGGCCAGTGTAACTCCTTCTACATCCCCCGCCACATGAGCCCTAGCTCAATTCGAGGCCTGGGGTCCGGCCGGAAGAACCACAACAAGGCCCAAGAGCCCTTCCAGTCCTGTTCCTTCTGCAGGCCGCACCGCATCACCCAGCTCACTGTGCAGCTGGACTGTCCAGGGCTGCAACCAGCCTTCCGCCATCGCAAGGTGCAGCGTGTCAAACAGTGTCGCTGTATGTCGGTGGATGTGAGTGGTAATGGAAAACTGTGA